The proteins below are encoded in one region of Oncorhynchus tshawytscha isolate Ot180627B linkage group LG04, Otsh_v2.0, whole genome shotgun sequence:
- the LOC112237323 gene encoding hepatocyte nuclear factor 6 isoform X1, whose protein sequence is MNAQLSMESLGDLSHESVAGPGELLVGHSPHPRPGGGRGLSHRSMGMTSLLDGGEYHSHHGHNTGHPGHHLHPAMSMCETPPGMSASTYTTLTPLQPPLPPISTVADKFSHHHHHHHHPHHHHPHHPHNHHQRLPGNVTGSFTFMRDERGLAPINNLYSPYHHKDAPGMGQSLSPLSGSGLAGLHSSQAGLPPYAHPGVSASMPGEKMQLTPGGFEAHHPTMLARHAEQHLTSSGNMLHINALHHHHPHAHLGASGHVLGHGNPRDNNTQSHASGPGVQVHGIGGGGGTDGNSTGQMEEVNTKEVAQRITTELKRYSIPQAIFAQRVLCRSQGTLSDLLRNPKPWSKLKSGRETFRRMWKWLQEPEFTRMSALRLAGERTLACKRKEQDHGHCKVGGDRGSSGGSSGGSSGGNHSASNHSGNGGHSKKPRLVFTDVQRRTLHAIFKENKRPSKELQITISQQLGLELTTVSNFFMNARRRSLDKWLDDNGGSTHSANSSVSTCSKA, encoded by the exons ATGAACGCGCAACTGTCCATGGAGAGCCTCGGCGACCTGAGCCATGAGTCTGTGGCCGGTCCAGGAGAGCTGCTAGTCGGCCACAGCCCACACCCCCGCCCGGGTGGGGGCCGAGGGCTGTCGCACCGCTCCATGGGCATGACGAGCCTGCTAGACGGGGGAGAATACCACTCCCACCACGGACACAACACTGGGCACCCCGGTCATCACCTGCACCCCGCCATGAGTATGTGCGAGACCCCCCCTGGAATGAGCGCAAGCACCTACACCACCCTCACACCTCTCCAGCCTCCCCTACCCCCCATCTCCACTGTAGCAGACAAGTtctctcatcatcaccatcatcatcatcatccacaccaccaccatcctcatcatcctcataATCATCATCAGCGACTCCCTGGTAATGTCACCGGCAGCTTTACGTTTATGAGGGACGAAAGGGGGCTGGCGCCGATCAACAACCTCTACTCCCCATACCACCACAAAGACGCCCCTGGGATGGGACAGAGCCTCTCCCCACTGTCTGGCTCTGGCCTGGCCGGCCTACACAGCTCCCAGGCCGGCCTGCCTCCCTATGCCCACCCCGGGGTCTCAGCCTCCATGCCGGGGGAGAAGATGCAGTTGACTCCCGGTGGGTTCGAGGCTCATCACCCCACCATGCTGGCCAGACACGCAGAACAGCACCTCACCTCCTCGGGGAACATGCTCCATATAAAcgccctccatcaccaccaccctcaTGCCCACCTCGGAGCCTCGGGGCACGTCCTGGGCCACGGGAACCCCCGGGACAACAACACCCAGAGCCACGCCTCAGGGCCCGGGGTTCAAGTCCACGGGATTGGTGGTGGTGGCGGTACCGACGGCAATTCGACGGGTCAAATGGAAGAAGTAAACACCAAAGAAGTAGCGCAGAGGATCACCACAGAGCTGAAGCGTTACTCCATCCCCCAGGCTATCTTCGCCCAGAGGGTGTTGTGTCGGTCCCAGGGAACACTGTCAGACCTGCTCCGGAACCCCAAGCCCTGGTCCAAGCTCAAGTCCGGCCGGGAGACCTTCCGCAGGATGTGGAAGTGGCTGCAGGAGCCTGAGTTCACACGCATGAGCGCGCTCAGGCTCGCAGGTGAGCGAACCCTCG CGTGTAAGCGCAAGGAGCAGGACCATGGCCACTGTAAAGTTGGTGGTGACCGTGGCAGCAGCGGTGGCAGCAGCGGTGGTAGCAGCGGCGGAAACCACAGCGCCAGCAACCACAGCGGTAATGGTGGCCACTCCAAGAAGCCTCGGCTGGTGTTTACCGACGTACAGAGAAGGACCCTCCACGCCATCTTCAAGGAGAACAAGCGTCCGTCCAAGGAGCTTCAGA
- the LOC112237323 gene encoding hepatocyte nuclear factor 6 isoform X2 has translation MNAQLSMESLGDLSHESVAGPGELLVGHSPHPRPGGGRGLSHRSMGMTSLLDGGEYHSHHGHNTGHPGHHLHPAMSMCETPPGMSASTYTTLTPLQPPLPPISTVADKFSHHHHHHHHPHHHHPHHPHNHHQRLPGNVTGSFTFMRDERGLAPINNLYSPYHHKDAPGMGQSLSPLSGSGLAGLHSSQAGLPPYAHPGVSASMPGEKMQLTPGGFEAHHPTMLARHAEQHLTSSGNMLHINALHHHHPHAHLGASGHVLGHGNPRDNNTQSHASGPGVQVHGIGGGGGTDGNSTGQMEEVNTKEVAQRITTELKRYSIPQAIFAQRVLCRSQGTLSDLLRNPKPWSKLKSGRETFRRMWKWLQEPEFTRMSALRLAACKRKEQDHGHCKVGGDRGSSGGSSGGSSGGNHSASNHSGNGGHSKKPRLVFTDVQRRTLHAIFKENKRPSKELQITISQQLGLELTTVSNFFMNARRRSLDKWLDDNGGSTHSANSSVSTCSKA, from the exons ATGAACGCGCAACTGTCCATGGAGAGCCTCGGCGACCTGAGCCATGAGTCTGTGGCCGGTCCAGGAGAGCTGCTAGTCGGCCACAGCCCACACCCCCGCCCGGGTGGGGGCCGAGGGCTGTCGCACCGCTCCATGGGCATGACGAGCCTGCTAGACGGGGGAGAATACCACTCCCACCACGGACACAACACTGGGCACCCCGGTCATCACCTGCACCCCGCCATGAGTATGTGCGAGACCCCCCCTGGAATGAGCGCAAGCACCTACACCACCCTCACACCTCTCCAGCCTCCCCTACCCCCCATCTCCACTGTAGCAGACAAGTtctctcatcatcaccatcatcatcatcatccacaccaccaccatcctcatcatcctcataATCATCATCAGCGACTCCCTGGTAATGTCACCGGCAGCTTTACGTTTATGAGGGACGAAAGGGGGCTGGCGCCGATCAACAACCTCTACTCCCCATACCACCACAAAGACGCCCCTGGGATGGGACAGAGCCTCTCCCCACTGTCTGGCTCTGGCCTGGCCGGCCTACACAGCTCCCAGGCCGGCCTGCCTCCCTATGCCCACCCCGGGGTCTCAGCCTCCATGCCGGGGGAGAAGATGCAGTTGACTCCCGGTGGGTTCGAGGCTCATCACCCCACCATGCTGGCCAGACACGCAGAACAGCACCTCACCTCCTCGGGGAACATGCTCCATATAAAcgccctccatcaccaccaccctcaTGCCCACCTCGGAGCCTCGGGGCACGTCCTGGGCCACGGGAACCCCCGGGACAACAACACCCAGAGCCACGCCTCAGGGCCCGGGGTTCAAGTCCACGGGATTGGTGGTGGTGGCGGTACCGACGGCAATTCGACGGGTCAAATGGAAGAAGTAAACACCAAAGAAGTAGCGCAGAGGATCACCACAGAGCTGAAGCGTTACTCCATCCCCCAGGCTATCTTCGCCCAGAGGGTGTTGTGTCGGTCCCAGGGAACACTGTCAGACCTGCTCCGGAACCCCAAGCCCTGGTCCAAGCTCAAGTCCGGCCGGGAGACCTTCCGCAGGATGTGGAAGTGGCTGCAGGAGCCTGAGTTCACACGCATGAGCGCGCTCAGGCTCGCAG CGTGTAAGCGCAAGGAGCAGGACCATGGCCACTGTAAAGTTGGTGGTGACCGTGGCAGCAGCGGTGGCAGCAGCGGTGGTAGCAGCGGCGGAAACCACAGCGCCAGCAACCACAGCGGTAATGGTGGCCACTCCAAGAAGCCTCGGCTGGTGTTTACCGACGTACAGAGAAGGACCCTCCACGCCATCTTCAAGGAGAACAAGCGTCCGTCCAAGGAGCTTCAGA